The Rhodocytophaga rosea genome has a segment encoding these proteins:
- a CDS encoding acyltransferase family protein: MNKSSFANTIASTEVLPAKSAQRYLSLDVLRGMTIALMIVVNTPGNWETVYAPFRHARWHGFTITDLVFPTFLFVVGNAMSFSMRKFEKLDDRVFLTTVFKRTALIFFIGLFLNAFPFVTRSAGELTFINFSNIRIMGVLQRIALCYGIASLVIHYFKLKGAFILGVTALVFYWVVMYVYGGQPDPYSLETNAALQFDLLVIPIENLYKGYGIPFDPEGLLSTLPAVGNVIGGYFAGKFIQQQTDTKNKVIKLLVAGVVLTGLSLLWNVYFPINKPIWTSSYVLLTVGLDLLILAVLMLIIDGASVTKWTYFFEVFGKNPLFIYILSGMIMEVLSLISIGEGSVTGWVYQNLFASWLEGKNASLAFAVCYMLSLWLIGYAMDKKKVYIKV, from the coding sequence ATGAATAAATCTTCTTTTGCAAATACCATTGCCAGCACAGAGGTATTGCCAGCAAAATCTGCGCAGCGCTATCTGTCATTGGATGTTTTAAGAGGAATGACCATAGCCTTAATGATCGTAGTGAATACACCCGGCAACTGGGAGACAGTGTATGCACCATTCCGGCATGCACGCTGGCATGGCTTTACCATCACAGACCTGGTTTTTCCTACTTTCCTTTTCGTGGTGGGCAATGCGATGAGTTTCAGCATGCGGAAATTCGAAAAACTGGATGATCGGGTTTTTCTGACTACTGTTTTTAAACGTACTGCCCTGATATTTTTCATTGGCCTTTTTCTCAATGCTTTTCCTTTTGTTACCCGCAGTGCCGGAGAATTAACCTTCATTAACTTCTCTAATATCCGCATCATGGGCGTTCTCCAACGGATTGCTCTTTGCTATGGTATCGCTTCTCTGGTTATACATTATTTTAAACTGAAAGGTGCTTTTATCTTAGGTGTCACAGCCCTGGTCTTTTATTGGGTGGTGATGTATGTATATGGCGGCCAGCCTGACCCTTACAGTCTGGAAACAAACGCTGCCCTACAATTTGATCTGCTGGTAATTCCCATTGAAAACCTGTACAAAGGCTATGGAATCCCATTTGATCCGGAAGGACTGCTGAGTACGTTGCCTGCCGTGGGAAATGTGATAGGAGGTTATTTTGCCGGAAAATTTATCCAGCAACAAACAGATACTAAAAATAAGGTAATAAAACTTTTAGTGGCAGGCGTTGTATTAACTGGTTTATCCTTACTTTGGAATGTGTATTTTCCTATTAATAAGCCTATCTGGACAAGCTCTTACGTGCTTCTGACCGTAGGTCTGGATTTGCTCATTCTGGCGGTGCTTATGCTGATCATAGATGGTGCCTCTGTTACAAAATGGACCTATTTCTTTGAGGTATTCGGGAAAAACCCCCTGTTTATTTACATTCTTTCAGGTATGATTATGGAGGTATTAAGCCTGATTAGTATAGGAGAGGGGAGTGTAACTGGCTGGGTGTATCAAAACCTGTTTGCCTCATGGCTGGAAGGTAAAAATGCTTCTTTGGCCTTTGCTGTGTGTTACATGCTGTCGCTATGGCTGATTGGGTATGCAATGGACAAGAAGAAAGTGTATATCAAGGTGTAA
- a CDS encoding VTT domain-containing protein yields MNRYIYIFIFICLFTVLTFVVFETSGYSFEALLTNNSSKSWLALLSLLLLATDVLLPIPSSFIMVSNGALFNFLPGGLLSLAGGLLSCTLGYFIGLRAKGLINKYIPSPQQAQARAFLEKYGALAIIASRPIPVLAEAVAIMSGTLKWRFQKMLVYSLIGLVPICFIYSFTGAYSTSFDNAWLALLFNIGIALLLWFFTRGDKVPSKR; encoded by the coding sequence ATGAACCGGTATATCTATATATTTATTTTTATCTGCCTGTTTACTGTTTTAACTTTTGTTGTTTTTGAGACAAGTGGATATAGTTTTGAAGCTTTGCTCACCAATAATTCATCTAAATCCTGGCTGGCTCTCCTGAGTTTACTGCTGCTGGCAACAGATGTACTCTTACCGATTCCTTCGAGTTTTATTATGGTAAGCAATGGGGCTTTATTTAACTTTTTGCCTGGAGGTTTACTATCGCTTGCAGGCGGTTTGCTATCCTGTACACTAGGCTATTTTATCGGACTAAGGGCGAAAGGTTTGATCAATAAATATATTCCTTCTCCACAACAAGCGCAGGCCAGGGCATTTTTAGAAAAGTATGGTGCCCTGGCCATAATCGCCTCCAGACCTATACCGGTGTTGGCCGAAGCTGTAGCGATTATGAGTGGAACCCTGAAATGGCGCTTTCAAAAGATGCTGGTATATTCATTGATTGGCCTTGTTCCCATCTGTTTTATTTATTCTTTTACCGGAGCTTACTCTACTTCTTTCGACAATGCCTGGCTGGCTTTGCTTTTTAACATAGGCATAGCCCTGCTTCTCTGGTTTTTTACCAGAGGTGATAAAGTACCTTCCAAAAGGTAA
- the cobA gene encoding uroporphyrinogen-III C-methyltransferase, with product MAIPTLTLVGAGPGDPELISLKGIKALSKADVVLYDALVHPDLLVHAPEEAIKIFVGKRSGFCEFAQKDIHDLIVYHALHHGHVVRLKGGDPFVFGRGYEEITHARNFNIATEVIPGISSCIAVPEAQHIPLTCRGINESFWVLTGTTMNHQLSNDIQVAVQSSATLVILMGMKNLRQIVEIFTTEGKTQTPVAIIQQGTWAEEKVAVGTIETIADLSEKQGLINPAVIVIGEVVALHPQFVREEVAKRFA from the coding sequence ATGGCAATCCCTACGCTTACCTTGGTTGGAGCCGGTCCTGGTGATCCGGAATTGATCTCTCTCAAAGGAATTAAAGCCCTGTCTAAGGCCGATGTGGTATTATATGATGCCCTGGTTCATCCTGATTTGTTAGTGCATGCACCGGAGGAGGCGATAAAAATTTTTGTAGGCAAAAGATCCGGTTTCTGTGAGTTTGCCCAGAAAGACATTCACGACCTGATTGTCTATCATGCTTTGCATCATGGGCATGTGGTACGGCTGAAAGGCGGCGATCCGTTTGTGTTTGGAAGGGGGTATGAAGAAATTACCCATGCCCGCAATTTTAATATAGCTACTGAAGTAATTCCAGGTATTTCCAGCTGTATTGCCGTACCGGAAGCACAGCATATTCCTCTGACCTGCCGGGGCATTAATGAAAGTTTCTGGGTATTGACCGGAACTACCATGAATCACCAGCTTTCTAATGATATTCAGGTAGCGGTTCAAAGTTCGGCTACGCTGGTCATACTGATGGGCATGAAAAACCTGCGCCAGATTGTAGAAATTTTTACAACGGAAGGCAAAACCCAAACGCCTGTGGCTATTATTCAACAAGGCACCTGGGCAGAAGAAAAAGTAGCCGTAGGTACGATAGAAACCATTGCAGACTTATCAGAAAAACAAGGTTTAATTAATCCGGCTGTGATTGTAATTGGAGAGGTAGTAGCCTTGCATCCGCAGTTTGTAAGGGAAGAAGTGGCGAAGCGGTTTGCCTGA
- the nirB gene encoding nitrite reductase large subunit NirB, whose protein sequence is MNIVVIGNGMVGYKFCEKLVARSAPHTFTITVIGEEPRPAYDRVHLSAYFSGTTVEDLTMASADWYANNGIQLLTSELVTAIDRTAQTVTTQHGRTFSYDKLILATGSGAFVPTIKGVEKDGVFVYRTIEDLEAIISYSRKAKKAAVIGGGLLGLEAAKAVLDLGLEAHVVEFAPRLMPRQLDEAGSKILQSKLENLGIGIHLNKNTGSIEGENCISEMKFTDGTSLEVDMVVISAGIKPRDELATKSGLAIGARGGIVVNDSLQTSDPAIYAIGECALHGQMIYGLVAPGYEMADVVVSQLMGSEKTFTSYDMSTKLKLIGVDVASFGDPFCMGAAHRTIVLEDKVKGIYKRINITEDGKRLLGGVLVGEAESYNMLLQTVKNNILLPPNPEDMILGARGGSESIQGSGVLNLPDEALICSCENVSKGTLCSAITEEELNDIKDIKKCTKAGTGCGGCIPMLNDLLTETMKAQGKVVRKVLCEHFNYTRQELFDVIKISGIRSYDALIDEYGKGHGCEVCKPAVASMMASIWNEMILKQATIQDTNDRYLANIQRGGTYSVVPRIPGGEITAEKLIVIGQVAQKYGLYCKITGGQRIDLFGARVDQLPDIWEELIDAGFESGHAYGKSLRTVKSCVGSTWCRFGVQDSVTFAIEVEERYKGLRAPHKLKSAVSGCVRECAEAQSKDFGIIATEKGWNLYVCGNGGAKPQHAQLLASDIDKETCIKYIDRFLMFYIKTAEPLTRTAPWLNKLEGGINYLKQVIVQDSLGMGEQLEKEMQFLIETYQCEWKEVVNNPALRRRFKHFINSDEADPQIQFREERGQKVPVAWSR, encoded by the coding sequence ATGAACATAGTAGTTATAGGCAATGGCATGGTCGGATATAAGTTTTGTGAAAAACTGGTTGCCAGGTCTGCCCCACATACTTTTACTATTACTGTTATTGGAGAAGAACCCAGACCTGCCTATGACCGGGTTCATTTAAGTGCCTACTTTTCGGGAACTACTGTAGAAGATCTCACTATGGCATCAGCGGACTGGTATGCCAACAATGGAATTCAGCTTCTCACCAGCGAACTGGTTACTGCCATTGACCGGACTGCCCAAACGGTGACTACCCAGCATGGCCGGACTTTTTCCTATGATAAACTTATTCTGGCAACCGGTTCGGGAGCGTTTGTACCTACGATAAAAGGCGTAGAAAAAGATGGGGTATTTGTATACCGCACCATAGAAGACCTGGAAGCCATTATCAGCTATAGCAGAAAAGCAAAAAAAGCAGCAGTTATCGGAGGGGGTTTATTAGGACTGGAAGCAGCCAAAGCAGTTCTGGATTTAGGATTGGAAGCACATGTGGTGGAATTTGCCCCCCGGCTAATGCCCAGACAGTTGGATGAAGCAGGTTCTAAAATTCTGCAAAGCAAACTGGAAAATTTAGGTATCGGGATACATCTGAATAAAAATACGGGTTCTATTGAAGGAGAAAATTGCATCTCCGAAATGAAATTCACGGATGGCACCTCCCTGGAAGTTGATATGGTGGTGATTTCGGCAGGTATTAAACCCCGAGATGAACTGGCTACAAAATCTGGTTTAGCTATTGGTGCCAGAGGCGGAATTGTCGTAAACGATTCCCTGCAAACCAGTGACCCAGCTATTTATGCCATTGGGGAATGCGCCTTACATGGCCAGATGATCTATGGACTGGTAGCTCCAGGATATGAAATGGCAGATGTTGTGGTGAGCCAGTTGATGGGCAGTGAAAAAACATTTACTAGCTACGATATGTCTACCAAACTGAAATTGATCGGGGTAGATGTAGCCAGTTTCGGAGATCCGTTCTGCATGGGTGCCGCACACCGCACCATTGTATTGGAAGATAAAGTAAAAGGCATTTACAAGCGGATCAATATTACCGAGGATGGAAAACGCCTGCTGGGAGGTGTGCTGGTAGGTGAGGCAGAAAGCTATAATATGCTGCTGCAAACAGTTAAAAATAATATCCTGCTTCCTCCCAATCCCGAAGACATGATACTAGGTGCCCGGGGTGGCAGTGAAAGCATTCAAGGAAGCGGCGTATTGAACTTACCAGATGAAGCCCTGATCTGTTCCTGTGAAAATGTATCGAAAGGGACTTTGTGTTCGGCTATTACAGAAGAAGAATTAAATGATATAAAAGATATCAAAAAATGCACGAAGGCTGGTACCGGTTGCGGCGGCTGCATTCCGATGCTGAATGACCTGCTCACCGAAACCATGAAAGCACAGGGAAAGGTAGTCCGGAAAGTATTGTGCGAGCATTTCAATTATACCCGCCAGGAACTGTTCGATGTAATTAAAATCAGCGGCATCCGCAGTTACGATGCACTAATTGATGAATATGGCAAAGGACATGGCTGTGAAGTATGTAAGCCTGCTGTTGCTTCGATGATGGCCAGTATCTGGAATGAGATGATCTTAAAACAAGCGACCATTCAGGATACCAATGACAGATATCTGGCTAATATTCAACGCGGAGGTACTTATTCTGTCGTTCCCCGTATTCCCGGTGGAGAAATTACGGCTGAAAAACTGATTGTCATTGGCCAGGTAGCCCAGAAATATGGCTTATACTGCAAAATTACCGGTGGTCAGCGGATCGATCTGTTTGGTGCCAGAGTAGACCAGTTGCCAGATATCTGGGAAGAGTTGATCGATGCCGGATTCGAAAGCGGACATGCCTATGGAAAATCTCTCAGGACCGTAAAGAGCTGCGTTGGTTCTACCTGGTGCCGGTTTGGTGTACAAGATTCGGTTACATTTGCCATTGAAGTAGAAGAACGTTATAAAGGATTACGGGCTCCTCACAAGCTTAAAAGTGCCGTTTCCGGCTGCGTACGTGAATGTGCCGAAGCTCAATCTAAGGATTTTGGCATTATTGCCACCGAGAAAGGCTGGAATTTATACGTATGCGGAAATGGTGGCGCCAAACCCCAGCATGCCCAGTTACTGGCTTCCGACATCGACAAAGAAACCTGCATTAAATATATCGATCGTTTTCTGATGTTCTACATTAAAACGGCCGAACCGCTCACCCGAACTGCTCCCTGGCTTAACAAACTGGAAGGGGGAATTAACTACCTGAAACAGGTAATTGTACAAGACTCTTTGGGTATGGGTGAACAACTGGAAAAAGAAATGCAATTCCTCATAGAAACCTATCAGTGTGAATGGAAAGAAGTAGTGAACAATCCTGCTTTACGCCGGCGTTTCAAACATTTTATTAACTCAGACGAAGCCGATCCGCAAATTCAGTTCCGGGAAGAACGGGGACAGAAAGTGCCAGTTGCCTGGAGCAGATAA
- the nirD gene encoding nitrite reductase small subunit NirD: MQRNIMTSTQKANYWYKAAPVEAFSENGGACVQYKGIQIAVFHFKATDEWYASQNMCPHKMQMVLSRGLIGDACGEPKVACPLHKRTFSLTTGQNLNGEEYSIQVYPVKVEDGYVYIGVE; encoded by the coding sequence ATGCAACGGAACATAATGACCTCTACACAAAAAGCTAATTATTGGTATAAAGCTGCTCCGGTAGAAGCTTTCTCTGAAAATGGAGGCGCATGTGTGCAATATAAGGGCATACAAATAGCTGTGTTCCATTTTAAAGCTACCGACGAGTGGTATGCAAGTCAGAATATGTGTCCGCATAAAATGCAGATGGTATTATCGCGTGGATTGATTGGTGATGCCTGTGGAGAACCAAAAGTAGCTTGCCCCCTTCATAAAAGAACTTTTTCGCTTACCACCGGGCAAAATTTGAATGGAGAAGAGTACTCCATACAAGTCTATCCGGTAAAGGTAGAGGATGGGTATGTGTATATTGGCGTAGAGTAA
- a CDS encoding ATP-binding protein, producing MLPSSDTTVTRKITKLYLLALTAVALLSIGGQVLVQRSLRNQLSDSRVINMAGRQRMLSQKISKTVLLLTRTPDSIQAALYLSDLRKDVKTWEDSHKGLVSGHVNAIETPVNNSDSIRQMFARIEPHFNKMLTNVQQILQTYSNTSAPSYQVVEKNLNEVLRNEHPYLQLMDKIVFQYDAEAIQRVNTSQRIETILLISTLIVLLLEGIFIFRPAVSQIRHTIQMLVNSEQQTKQVNEELMQVNQSLEETREALLEATTQKHQQEMNEQKLRSSYLIEGQEEERKRIAREIHDGLGQMLTALKFSIEKVGDWVEDSEKGQKNLNQLRQLITQTITEARTISFNLMPAVLSDFGIASALKLLTGQIATSSEISITFTTNLTGERLVKNAEIGLYRIAQEAIHNAIKYAKASEITVDLSLKKKHIHLKIDDNGQGFAYDEFASKPGKNNPSAGISNMKERAFIINGDIKITTKPGKGTQIHVKIPYITLYHEQD from the coding sequence ATGCTTCCCTCCTCCGACACTACTGTTACACGCAAAATTACGAAGCTCTATTTGCTGGCGCTTACCGCTGTAGCCTTATTATCAATCGGAGGGCAAGTATTGGTGCAACGTTCCCTGCGTAACCAGCTAAGTGATTCTAGAGTAATTAATATGGCCGGAAGACAGCGGATGTTGAGTCAGAAAATCAGTAAAACTGTACTTTTATTAACCCGCACACCAGATAGTATACAAGCCGCTTTGTACCTATCTGACTTGAGAAAAGATGTAAAAACCTGGGAAGACAGCCACAAAGGGCTGGTGAGCGGACATGTTAATGCTATAGAAACACCTGTTAATAATAGTGACTCCATCCGTCAGATGTTTGCCAGGATTGAGCCGCATTTCAATAAAATGCTGACCAATGTACAGCAAATTCTCCAGACTTATTCTAACACTTCTGCTCCCTCCTATCAAGTAGTAGAAAAAAATTTAAATGAGGTACTCCGGAATGAACATCCCTATTTGCAACTCATGGATAAGATTGTATTTCAATATGATGCAGAGGCGATACAACGGGTGAATACATCACAACGGATAGAAACTATTTTATTGATAAGCACCTTGATAGTATTACTGCTGGAAGGTATATTTATTTTCAGACCGGCCGTTTCCCAGATCCGGCATACGATCCAGATGCTGGTGAATTCAGAACAACAGACCAAGCAGGTGAATGAGGAGTTAATGCAGGTAAATCAGTCGCTGGAGGAAACCAGAGAAGCTTTGCTGGAGGCTACTACACAAAAGCACCAGCAGGAAATGAATGAACAGAAGCTCCGTTCCTCCTATCTGATTGAAGGACAGGAAGAAGAACGCAAACGTATAGCCAGGGAAATTCATGACGGACTAGGGCAAATGCTCACTGCGCTAAAGTTCAGCATCGAAAAAGTAGGCGACTGGGTAGAAGATTCCGAAAAAGGACAAAAAAATCTGAATCAACTCCGCCAGTTAATCACCCAAACCATTACAGAAGCCCGTACCATCTCTTTCAACCTAATGCCTGCCGTACTGAGCGATTTTGGCATAGCTTCGGCTTTAAAATTACTAACCGGCCAGATAGCCACAAGTTCAGAAATTAGCATTACCTTCACTACTAACCTGACAGGAGAAAGGCTAGTAAAAAACGCAGAGATTGGTTTATACCGCATTGCACAGGAAGCCATTCATAATGCCATTAAATATGCCAAAGCCAGTGAAATTACGGTTGATCTTTCGCTGAAAAAGAAGCACATTCACCTCAAAATCGATGACAACGGCCAAGGTTTTGCCTATGATGAGTTTGCATCGAAGCCCGGAAAAAATAATCCGTCTGCCGGAATCAGCAATATGAAAGAACGGGCGTTTATAATTAACGGAGATATTAAAATCACAACTAAACCAGGCAAAGGCACCCAGATCCACGTAAAAATTCCCTATATCACCCTCTATCATGAACAAGATTAA
- a CDS encoding response regulator, giving the protein MNKIKVLLADDHTIVRNGIMSLLESYPEVEIVGEAENGAEALQKVKELSPDVLMIDIAMPIMNGIETAQEVSKHYKQTRSLMLSMHNNEDYILKSVEAGAYGYLLKDTTRDEMLKALQTVAKGEKYFSPSVSNIIVASYLQKVKDSEKANLKKSKLSKKEKSIVKFIIQGDSSREIAEKLDLSIRTVDNHRANMMKRLSVKNAVELVKKVLDEKLM; this is encoded by the coding sequence ATGAACAAGATTAAAGTACTGCTGGCAGATGATCATACGATTGTACGGAACGGAATCATGTCCTTGCTGGAAAGCTATCCTGAAGTCGAAATTGTAGGAGAAGCAGAAAATGGAGCAGAGGCACTTCAAAAGGTAAAAGAACTATCGCCAGACGTACTCATGATTGATATTGCCATGCCCATCATGAATGGAATTGAAACGGCACAGGAAGTAAGCAAGCACTACAAGCAAACAAGGTCATTGATGCTTTCTATGCATAATAACGAAGATTATATTCTTAAATCGGTGGAAGCAGGCGCTTATGGATATTTGCTAAAAGACACCACCAGGGATGAGATGCTAAAAGCTTTGCAGACTGTAGCAAAAGGAGAAAAGTATTTTAGCCCTTCGGTATCCAATATTATTGTGGCTTCATACCTGCAAAAAGTAAAAGATTCAGAAAAAGCTAATCTGAAAAAATCCAAGCTTTCCAAAAAGGAAAAATCCATTGTTAAATTTATTATACAGGGAGACAGCAGCCGGGAAATCGCCGAAAAACTTGATTTAAGCATACGCACCGTAGATAATCACCGGGCTAATATGATGAAACGACTGAGCGTTAAAAATGCGGTAGAACTCGTAAAAAAGGTTCTGGATGAAAAGCTCATGTAA
- a CDS encoding molybdopterin molybdotransferase MoeA, which yields MISVQEALSHITSQARSFGTQTISIEQALGRIWVQHINPNLTFALNGHPAEYIHNTEFQLLTHSLTHSYANRKHGSNIFVSDGAVQIEEDLVRSSMLCKKNQVPFAKNKWINDSCQSILAINGHNYVQVEQLPEVAIVSTGNEIVAAGSVTLPHQIRDSNSYTISSSLRRFGIHSPAKALVPDDKEALRDTITSLLNKDILIISGGVSKGDADYVPKVLASLGVKELFHGVKLKPGAPFWFGRTPAGGVVFGLPGNPLALQVACRIFLEPYICACFNISPRSPILLPLATEQMKKSKYDEFFPCKIVNTDAYSRLLPIRYNGSGDIGAALQSNGIALQREMHSNLPEGTLLPFYAW from the coding sequence ATGATCAGTGTTCAGGAAGCGCTAAGCCATATAACAAGTCAGGCCAGGTCTTTTGGCACCCAGACTATCTCTATTGAGCAGGCCCTTGGACGTATATGGGTGCAGCATATAAACCCCAACCTTACTTTTGCTTTGAATGGACATCCTGCTGAGTATATACACAACACAGAATTTCAGCTACTTACCCATTCATTGACACATTCTTATGCTAACAGAAAACATGGGTCAAATATTTTTGTTTCTGATGGGGCTGTTCAAATAGAAGAAGATTTAGTACGGTCTTCCATGCTTTGCAAGAAAAATCAAGTGCCGTTCGCAAAAAACAAATGGATAAATGATTCCTGCCAGAGTATCCTTGCCATAAATGGGCATAACTATGTACAGGTAGAGCAATTACCGGAAGTCGCTATTGTTTCTACCGGCAACGAAATTGTGGCGGCAGGTAGTGTGACATTACCTCATCAGATCCGGGATTCAAACTCATATACAATTTCTTCTTCGCTTAGAAGATTTGGTATTCATTCTCCTGCAAAAGCTTTGGTACCTGATGATAAAGAGGCGCTCCGAGATACTATAACCAGTTTGCTCAACAAAGATATATTGATCATTTCAGGAGGAGTATCCAAAGGAGATGCTGACTATGTTCCGAAAGTACTTGCCAGCCTGGGTGTGAAAGAGCTATTTCATGGCGTAAAATTAAAACCAGGCGCTCCTTTCTGGTTTGGCCGTACACCAGCAGGTGGTGTGGTATTTGGGTTGCCTGGAAATCCGCTTGCTTTACAGGTCGCCTGCCGGATATTTCTGGAACCATATATATGTGCTTGTTTTAATATATCTCCCCGTTCTCCCATTTTGCTGCCACTGGCTACAGAGCAAATGAAGAAAAGCAAATATGATGAGTTTTTTCCCTGCAAAATTGTAAATACGGATGCCTATTCCAGATTGCTTCCCATCCGGTACAATGGCAGCGGCGACATTGGTGCGGCGCTGCAAAGCAATGGAATTGCCTTACAAAGAGAAATGCATAGTAATTTACCGGAGGGAACATTGCTGCCCTTTTATGCTTGGTAA
- a CDS encoding DUF2452 domain-containing protein, which yields MTENPIDKDKVAQNPGLLPYAHTIGSAVIKPEDKGKIKGRAVAAMRQQTEKQMSQLYRQMQVLAEQAQEIKRRVEVSERIYSADMGFEPLVGHTYYLYERKDGTDLLSMIAPEEWGRSISFKRFVAKVLLLADHTWEVSYNTEN from the coding sequence ATGACTGAGAATCCCATCGACAAAGATAAAGTAGCCCAAAACCCAGGATTGCTGCCCTATGCCCATACTATTGGCAGTGCTGTAATTAAACCAGAAGATAAAGGTAAAATAAAAGGCCGTGCGGTAGCTGCCATGCGTCAGCAAACCGAAAAACAAATGTCTCAACTCTACAGGCAGATGCAGGTACTGGCAGAGCAAGCGCAGGAAATTAAAAGAAGGGTGGAGGTTTCGGAAAGAATTTATTCTGCTGATATGGGTTTCGAGCCTTTGGTGGGGCATACCTACTATTTGTATGAAAGAAAAGATGGCACCGATCTGCTTTCGATGATCGCTCCGGAAGAATGGGGGCGTTCTATTTCTTTCAAACGTTTTGTTGCCAAAGTTCTGCTTCTGGCCGACCATACCTGGGAGGTGAGCTATAACACTGAAAATTAA
- a CDS encoding Crp/Fnr family transcriptional regulator gives MFNITNSLFKKSYSIKELNLFRFFAKNYLFEKLSKEEMAVFIPYLHIRNFQKNEAIFFRNDPSRALYIVKTGRVSINIDVADRFEFLKFAKPCESFGNNALLCDTTRVYNAIVDSDYCDLYVIPQVNIMEIFEAHIAIRAKMLTALSEMYNQSTVNLFKAYQSTFGFFDLSQAYMDELKI, from the coding sequence ATGTTCAATATCACCAATAGTCTATTTAAAAAATCATATTCCATTAAAGAACTGAATCTGTTTAGGTTTTTTGCTAAAAATTATCTGTTTGAGAAGCTTTCTAAAGAAGAAATGGCAGTCTTTATCCCGTATTTACACATACGTAACTTCCAGAAGAATGAAGCCATCTTTTTTAGGAACGACCCCAGCCGGGCATTGTACATTGTAAAAACCGGCAGGGTTTCTATTAACATTGATGTGGCGGATAGATTTGAATTTCTCAAATTTGCAAAGCCCTGCGAATCATTTGGCAACAATGCCTTACTTTGCGACACAACCAGGGTATATAATGCCATCGTAGATTCAGATTATTGCGATCTGTATGTGATTCCGCAAGTGAATATTATGGAGATTTTTGAGGCGCATATTGCCATCCGGGCAAAAATGCTGACTGCTCTTTCGGAAATGTACAACCAGAGTACGGTTAATCTTTTTAAAGCCTATCAGTCAACTTTTGGCTTTTTCGATCTTAGCCAGGCATATATGGATGAGTTAAAAATTTGA